In Leishmania donovani BPK282A1 complete genome, chromosome 35, the following are encoded in one genomic region:
- a CDS encoding protein kinase A catalytic subunit isoform 2, with translation MLVSVGPKPEVAGTAQVPLGPTRTNVHGAFPIIAASSRSAHAMSPGTWSSSLKPKVECNVTKPDTSSWKLSDFELKNTLGTGSFGRVRIAHRKGTEEYYAIKCLRKREIIKMKQQQHVAQEKGILMELCHPFIVNMMCSFQDEKKVYFVLEFVMGGEMFTHLRTAGRFP, from the coding sequence ATGCTAGTGAGTGTGGGGCCGAAACCTGAGGTGGCTGGCACAGCCCAAGTACCCCTTGGGCCCACGAGGACGAATGTGCACGGCGCATTTCCCATCATCGCCGCTTCGTCCAGGTCGGCGCATGCGATGTCTCCTGGCACGTGGTCCTCCTCTTTAAAACCCAAGGTCGAGTGCAACGTCACAAAGCCGGACACCTCCAGCTGGAAACTCTCGGATTTCGAACTGAAGAACACGCTCGGCACCGGCTCCTTCGGCCGCGTGCGCATCGCCCACCGCAAGGGCACGGAGGAGTACTACGCGATCAAGTGCCTGAGAAAGCGCGAGATCATCAAgatgaagcagcagcagcacgttgCGCAGGAAAAGGGGATCCTAATGGAGCTGTGCCACCCGTTCATCGTGAACATGATGTGCTCCTTCCAGGACGAGAAGAAGGTGTACTTTGTGCTGGAGTTCGTCATGGGCGGCGAGATGTTCACGCACCTGCGCACTGCCGGGCGGTTCCCG
- a CDS encoding PRP8 protein homologue, putative: MSVSVPPGFEDDDDLATVDPALLAEMEEEEQKESRKQQILTWQRMNTERYGFRAAYREAVGEKDLMPPEFIRKVVKDNGDLGGKRFKSERKLCVGMLPYIPLALLKLLENMPMPWEEARYVTVVYHVGGVLTIVDDTPTVAEPLYVSQWGSMWTKMRANKVELLQEGGGFRRAVHKGDENEPPLDFADYLMDRVPPPPVLDDLDEEDNASIVGWFYDPFPRLVAPNQIRGPRRPNGYYFNLDVMEALYRNASPILPTLDDRNYFYLWDLKSFYAAKAMHLSIPRGPKFEAPPAIRVKQDEDDDWTEFNDLRRIIHRDNPRKPRFTMLTERQIAFPFLYGSVVDGVELAPYHYPATVRVENDDPELPCFTFHPSLNAIKAVEKNYTDVPRAQAALCSSTWHRAGGQHVETAADVPLELPDDFEPFLSSLPLEQPNTKTGLSLLFAPAPYNSFEGGMKRRIDVPLCDKWYQDPPDLLTTDDRDKILRSYTQLLKHHVKRSLQHTVRQRSSAATAATAAEGAGTMDMSAMQEKRRLEKMAGMRYFSKTRMEWLEAGLQVMRQGHNMLVQLINMKCLPYVHIDYNFEAKPTRTLTTKEIKKSRLGPAFHMIRELLGFMKRLIDMHVMYRLGSTDALQLADATQYLFSHVGVLTGVYRYKLRAMRQIKRSRDLKHMLYSKFNVGGVPSGPGNGFWGPAWRVWVFFMRGMTPLLQRYLSNLTDRVLHGRLQKGKMSGKKITRQRVEPDKDVNIKEAFRRELREMLPDNVKASVIVTMDQHMNEAFRHWRAGLPWSVPGLAKPLTDLVGKYVKLRSEEYIRTTQLQRRRIAEGDTVDKQAFMKNLGRLTRLKLMDEQRRQRRYMTGEDAAAIMAPAEATEIYRMMANWLNDRGFKKISFPDPSKTAELSLLQLSLNRLRDQHNIANRLTANQREEQARIEESFNAPHEALSRIVDALAHQRRFKNVEVEYMDNFSHLYPLYTVVPQEKMIDSFLDQYLWYKAMNVQRLFPNWVKPSDVEPLPQLVYKWCEGINNIPDIWDVSHDESVVLLHSNLEDAFYDNVDWNFFRPMLELIMDKSLVDYIVSRHDVVVEFKDMSYHHYKGLIRGFMFSSFLAQYWGLVMDVLLLGTQRSKEIAGTALKPNPFMSFFRDPYLAASHPIRAYCRYKNEVYIVVRYTKTEADEVRRRYLEETKSDPEMRAINASVYGFKNAKEWPRDARMRLFLSDVNLARAVLWEFRSRLPPSMATINDANSFVSVYSKDNPNLLFEMAGFSVRLLPVVRTEADILESESMWSLRNHTTKDISCRAFLQVTKEHINMIRNKARRTVMMVGSSTFHSIAAKWNALITEIVPYYREAILGTEELQAILARAEHRMQARVMMALNSRAKSRFPPAMFYAPSDLGGLGMLSVGHSLIPAKDTIYSKTTSTGVQFFYAGLTNEEGIPIPNVLQYYTPWETEIKESEKAWLEFRTREREAKARGGRVSLDDIEDIIDKGIPRIRVRFSRHAPLFHFDTGFRARMEFQRYLAGKYLKNWWFHMEHDGNICGGVMERYRADMNNALGGVEAILEHSLFKGTGFPSWEGIEFDRSGGFENSKKDTKLAKQQRAGLSKVPNQRFALWWSPTINRSDIQAGFESKVETTGVFMCGKLETIKKSLIKIFSGSLWEKSHGAVVNDVASKLKDSLMDLGAASITLQQQHPQKSYTFTSSAADVILVSAARWSVSSKPTSLADEVGDVYQHSTTSKFWIDVQLRWGNYDSHNIAEYARKKFYEYSTARMYPFPAGIVVAIDLAYNCHSAFGYWIPGMKPFMSKLMPVIMKNNITLNTLRDRMKRDLGLFSSAPTEASLSDTNIAELFSSGMRTWIVDDSATYVTSEQPTPDGGKKFKSENGAVLVFEPVSGSLKMSVVHRSVFSGQKRRSKLAREKAAEEIASWLRSCPPSERPSKIIVTRSRFRQTLHNMLVLDYPNIIIGQSDLNLPLPMVLRHSRLVELRIAAMESKGWEFCIYDDWQQSLQFQPITCFNLLNLVLRGYHINLQRTRQILVPDLHVEVSASHFWPTYATRQEWEQVSIRLQEMIIADAARRMNVSPKDFTEKEKEGILLGKRMANVEIQQEEMKEIEAMRRTKLAETQTVNVVTNSGDVVKRKVKAAFDFGATALNNNWRPRSLADAAFLDENTPITFDAAGATGASDQLIFSEDAIQKLLACCDVKVQCCAYMFGHALPDSPNIKEVLCVMIPPQFGTAVEARTPPRIPFDAAALQEANLSFLGLMRIGESEAQLTSHDLALQARALIANEGMVPQGFVTAVLEMSEEGVMARCYSTTADGIAWAQSEHERLLKRTPEATDPSFSSPCRGTLSSEARSFFLVPADRVWNYFFKGALWRENTEYDVVVDVPLPFFHALHRPDHFLNFTRIGDGAEVVDETDPNDVFGNEAGLAGD; this comes from the coding sequence ATGAGCGTGTCGGTCCCTCCTGGGTTTGAGGACGATGACGACCTGGCCACTGTCGACCCTGCGCTACTtgcggagatggaggaggaggagcagaaggagTCGAGGAAGCAGCAGATCCTTACATGGCAGCGCATGAACACGGAGCGATACGGCTTCCGCGCGGCGTACCGGGAGGCAGTGGGGGAGAAAGACCTGATGCCGCCAGAGTTCATCCGCAAGGTGGTGAAGGACAATGGTGACCTCGGCGGAAAGCGCTTCAAATCGGAGCGCAAGCTGTGCGTGGGTATGCTGCCCTACATTCCACTGGCTCTGCTCAAGCTCCTAGAAAACATGCCAATGCCCTGGGAGGAGGCGCGTTACGTGACCGTAGTGTACCACGTCGGAGGCGTGCTCACCATCGTGGACGACACCCCCACAGTGGCGGAGCCGCTGTACGTGTCACAGTGGGGTTCGATGTGGACGAAGATGCGCGCCAACAAGGTAGAGCTGCTTCAAGAAGGTGGCGGCTTCAGGCGCGCGGTGCACAAGGGAGACGAAAACGAGCCGCCGCTGGACTTTGCCGACTACCTCATGGACCgcgtgccgcctccaccggtGCTCGACGATCTCGATGAGGAGGACAACGCCAGCATCGTGGGCTGGTTCTATGACCCTTTTCCGCGCCTGGTGGCTCCCAACCAGATTCGCGGCCCTCGGCGGCCCAATGGGTACTACTTCAACCTTGATGTGATGGAGGCGCTATACCGCAACGCGTCACCCATTCTGCCGACGCTTGACGACCGCAACTACTTTTACCTGTGGGACCTCAAGTCCTTCTACGCTGCCAAAGCGATGCACCTGTCCATTCCACGCGGCCCGAAGTTCGAGGCCCCACCTGCCATTCGCGTGAAgcaggacgaggacgacgactGGACGGAGTTCAACGACCTGCGTCGCATCATCCACCGCGACAATCCGCGCAAGCCGCGCTTCACGATGCTGACGGAGCGACAGATTGCCTTCCCTTTTCTGTATGGCTCAGTGGTGGACGGGGTCGAACTGGCCCCGTATCACTACCCAGCCACCGTGCGCGTCGAGAACGACGACCCCGAGCTACCGTGCTTTACTTTCCACCCATCGCTGAACGCAATCAAAGCAGTGGAGAAGAATTACACAGacgtgccgcgcgcgcaggccGCGTTGTGCTCCTCTACCTGGCATCGCGCGGGCGGCCAGCACGTTGAGACCGCCGCGGACGTGCCGTTAGAGCTGCCGGACGACTTTGAGCCGTTTCTGTCATCGCTCCCGCTGGAGCAGCCCAACACGAAGACGGGCCTGTCGCTGCTTTTTGCTCCGGCGCCCTACAACTCTTTTGAGGGAGGCATGAAGCGGCGCATCGATGTGCCGCTGTGCGACAAGTGGTACCAGGACCCACCGGACCTGCTCACGACGGACGACCGAGACAAGATTCTGCGCAGCTACACCCAGCTACTCAAGCACCACGTGAAGCGCTCCCTGCAGCACACCGTGCGCCAACGGAGCAGTGCCGcgaccgccgccacagcagctgaAGGGGCGGGGACGATGGACATGAGCGCGATGCAGGAGAAGCGCCGGCTGGAGAAAATGGCAGGGATGCGGTACTTTTCCAAGACGCGCATGGAGTGGCTAGAAGCGGGGCTTCAGGTGATGCGGCAGGGCCACAACATGCTTGTTCAGCTCATTAACATGAAGTGCCTGCCGTATGTGCATATCGACTACAACTTCGAGGCGAAGCCGACCCGCACGCTGACGACGAAGGAGATCAAGAAGAGCCGGCTCGGCCCCGCGTTTCACATGATCCGTGAGCTGCTAGGCTTCATGAAGCGGCTCATCGACATGCATGTGATGTATCGGTTAGGGTCGACTGACGCGCTGCAGTTGGCGGATGCTACCCAGTACCTCTTCTCTCACGTCGGCGTCCTGACGGGGGTGTACCGCTACAAGTTGCGGGCTATGCGGCAGATCAAGAGGAGTCGTGACCTTAAGCACATGCTGTACAGCAAGTTCAACGTTGGCGGCGTGCCAAGTGGGCCTGGAAACGGTTTTTGGGGCCCGGCGTGGCGTGTGTGGGTATTCTTTATGCGCGGCATGACACCGCTTCTTCAGCGCTATCTGAGCAATCTGACCGACCGCGTGCTGCACGGTCGTTTGCAGAAAGGCAAGATGTCGGGCAAGAAAATCACGCGTCAGCGGGTCGAGCCGGACAAGGACGTGAACATCAAGGAGGCGTTCCGCCGTGAGCTGCGAGAGATGCTGCCGGACAACGTGAAGGCTTCGGTCATTGTGACGATGGACCAGCACATGAACGAGGCGTTCCGGCACTGGCGCGCCGGCCTGCCGTGGAGCGTGCCTGGGCTTGCGAAGCCGCTGACAGACCTCGTCGGTAAGTACGTGAAGCTTCGCTCTGAGGAGTACATCCgcacgacgcagctgcagcggcgccgcattGCGGAGGGGGATACTGTGGACAAGCAGGCCTTCATGAAAAACCTAGGGCGCTTGACGCGACTGAAGCTCATggatgagcagcgccgccagcgtcgaTACATGACAGGggaggacgccgccgcgatcaTGGCGCCCGCTGAGGCGACGGAGATTTATCGCATGATGGCGAACTGGCTCAACGACCGCGGATTCAAGAAGATATCCTTCCCAGACCCGTCCAAGACGGCAgagctgtcgctgctgcagctttcCCTCAATCGACTGCGTGACCAGCACAACATCGCGAACCGCCTCACGGCGAACCAGCGTGAGGAGCAGGCCCGCATCGAGGAGTCCTTTAACGCGCCTCACGAGGCCCTGTCCCGCATCGTAGACGCCCTTGCacaccagcgccgcttcAAAAACGTCGAGGTGGAGTACATGGACAACTTTTCACACCTGTACCCGCTCTACACTGTCGTGCCGCAGGAGAAGATGATTGACTCCTTCCTCGATCAGTACCTCTGGTACAAGGCGATGAATGTGCAACGTCTCTTCCCCAATTGGGTGAAACCGTCCGATGTGGAGCCGTTGCCACAGCTGGTGTACAAGTGGTGTGAGGGCATCAACAACATCCCCGATATATGGGACGTATCGCACGACGAGTCTGTGGTGCTGTTGCACAGCAACCTGGAGGATGCATTCTACGACAACGTGGACTGGAACTTCTTCCGTCCGATGCTGGAGCTGATCATGGATAAGTCGCTCGTCGACTACATTGTGAGCCGGCACGATGTCGTGGTGGAGTTCAAGGACATGAGCTACCATCACTACAAGGGGCTTATCCGCGGCTTCATGTTTTCGTCATTCCTGGCGCAGTACTGGGGGCTCGTGAtggatgtgctgctgctcggcacTCAGCGAAGCAAGGAGATTGCCGGTACGGCGTTAAAGCCGAACCCATTCATGTCTTTCTTCCGAGACCCATACCTCGCCGCGTCGCATCCGATTCGCGCGTACTGCAGGTACAAGAACGAGGTCTACATCGTGGTGCGCTACACCAAGACGGAGGCGGATgaggtgcggcgccgctacCTGGAGGAGACCAAGTCGGATCCGGAGATGCGTGCGATTAACGCATCCGTCTATGGATTCAAGAACGCGAAGGAGTGGCCACGCGACGCACGGATGCGCCTTTTCCTGTCCGACGTAAACTTGGCGCGCGCGGTGCTATGGGAGTTCCGCAGCCGCCTGCCGCCGTCGATGGCGACCATCAACGACGCAAACAGCTTCGTCAGCGTTTACTCCAAGGACAACCCCAACCTGCTCTTCGAAATGGCAGGCTTCTccgtgcggctgctgccggtggtgcggACCGAGGCGGACATTCTCGAGAGCGAGTCTATGTGGAGTCTGCGCAATCACACAACCAAGGACATCTCCTGCCGAGCCTTCCTGCAAGTGACGAAGGAGCATATCAACATGATCCGCAACAAGGCGCGCCGCACTGTAATGATGGTCGGCAGCTCCACCTTTCACAGCATCGCGGCCAAGTGGAACGCGCTGATTACGGAGATTGTGCCATACTATCGCGAGGCGATACTCGGgacggaggagctgcaggcgatcCTGGCGCGCGCGGAGCACCGCATGCAGGCACGTGTGATGATGGCGCTGAACTCGCGCGCCAAGTCGCGCTTCCCACCGGCGATGTTCTACGCCCCGTCCGATCTTGGCGGCCTCGGCATGCTCTCGGTCGGACACTCGCTGATCCCTGCGAAGGACACCATCTACTCGAAGACGACCAGCACGGGCGTCCAGTTCTTCTACGCCGGCCTCACTAACGAGGAGGGCATCCCGATCCCCAACGTGCTGCAGTATTACACGCCGTGGGAAACGGAGATcaaggagagcgagaaggcaTGGCTGGAGTTCCGCACCCGCGAGCGTGAGGCCAAGGCGCGTGGGGGCCGCGTGTCGCTGGACGACATCGAGGACATCATCGACAAGGGCATCCCGCGCATCCGCGTGCGCTTCTCGCGACACGCGCCGCTCTTCCACTTCGACACCGGCTTCCGGGCCCGCATGGAGTTCCAGCGATACCTGGCCGGCAAGTACCTGAAGAACTGGTGGTTTCACATGGAGCACGACGGCAAcatctgcggcggcgtgatGGAGCGCTACCGCGCTGATATGAACAACGCCCTCGGTGGTGTGGAGGCGATTTTGGAGCACAGCCTCTTCAAGGGGACGGGCTTTCCGTCGTGGGAAGGCATCGAGTTCGACCGCTCTGGCGGCTTTGAAAACTCGAAGAAGGATACAAAActggcgaagcagcagcgtgccggTCTGAGCAAGGTGCCGAACCAGCGGTTCGCGCTTTGGTGGAGCCCTACGATCAACCGCTCCGACATCCAGGCCGGCTTCGAGTCGAAGGTGGAGACGACGGGTGTCTTCATGTGCGGTAAGCTGGAGACCATCAAGAAGTCGCTCATCAAGATCTTTAGCGGCTCTCTCTGGGAGAAGTcacacggcgccgtcgtgaaCGACGTGGCGAGCAAGCTGAAGGACAGCCTCATGGACCTTGGCGCAGCCTCCATAAcgctgcaacagcagcacccacAGAAGTCCTACACCTTCACGAGCTCGGCTGCCGATGTCATATTGGTGAGCGCGGCGCGCTGGTCGGTATCGTCGAAGCCGACCAGTCTCGCCGACGAGGTCGGCGACGTGTACCAACACAGCACCACCTCGAAGTTCTGGATcgatgtgcagctgcggtgggGAAACTACGACAGCCACAACATTGCCGAGTACGCGAGGAAGAAGTTCTACGAGTACTCGACGGCGCGCATGTATCCGTTTCCTGCCGGCATTGTCGTTGCGATTGACCTGGCCTACAACTGCCACAGCGCGTTTGGCTACTGGATACCTGGCATGAAGCCGTTCATGAGTAAGCTGATGCCCGTCATTATGAAGAACAACATCACCCTCAACACGCTGCGCGACCGCATGAAGCGCGACCTGGGACTCTTCAGCTCTGCCCCGACGGAGGCGAGCCTGTCCGACACAAACATCGCTGAGCTGTTCTCCAGCGGGATGCGCACGTGGATTGTAGACGACAGCGCCACGTATGTGACGAGCGAGCAGCCGACCCCAGACGGCGGCAAGAAGTTCAAGTCCGAGAATGGCGCGGTGCTCGTCTTTGAGCCCGTCTCCGGCTCTTTGAAGATGAGCGTGGTGCACCGGAGCGTCTTTTCCGGGCAGAAGCGCCGCTCGAAgctggcgcgcgagaaggcagcggaggagattGCGTCGTGGCTACGTAGCTGCCCGCCTAGCGAGCGTCCGAGCAAGATCATCGTCACCCGCTCCCGCTTCCGCCAGACGCTGCATAACATGCTGGTGCTAGACTACCCGAACATCATCATTGGCCAAAGCGACTTGaacctgccgctgccgatggtgTTGCGTCACAGCCGCCTCGTCGAGCTGCGCATCGCGGCGATGGAAAGCAAAGGGTGGGAGTTCTGCATCTACGACGACTGGCAGCAGAGTCTGCAGTTCCAACCGATCACGTGCTTCAACCTACTGAACCTGGTTCTGCGTGGCTACCACATAAACCTGCAGCGCACACGGCAGATTCTCGTGCCTGACCTGCACGTCGAGGTAAGCGCGTCTCACTTCTGGCCCACGTACGCGACCCGACAGGAATGGGAGCAGGTGTCCATCCGTCTGCAGGAGATGAtcatcgccgacgccgcgcgccgcaTGAACGTGAGCCCGAAGGACTTCAcggaaaaggagaaggagggcatTCTTCTGGGCAAGAGAATGGCCAATGTGGAGATTcagcaggaggagatgaAGGAGATCGAGGCCATGCGGCGCACAAAACTGGCAGAGACGCAGACGGTCAACGTTGTCACAaacagcggcgacgtcgtAAAGCGCAAGGTGAAGGCCGCCTTCGACTTTGGAGCGACGGCATTGAACAACAACTGGCGACCCCGCTCCTTGGCCGATGCCGCCTTTCTTGACGAGAACACTCCCATCAccttcgacgccgccggcgccaccgggGCAAGCGACCAGCTCATCTTCTCTGAGGACGCGATTCAGAAGCTGCTGGCGTGCTGCGACGTTAAGGTTCAGTGCTGCGCGTACATGTTTGGCCATGCGCTGCCCGACTCGCCAAACATCAAGGAGGTGCTGTGTGTCATGATTCCGCCGCAGTTCGGGACGGCTGTCGAGGCCCGCACGCCACCACGCATTCCGTTTGacgcggcagcactgcaggAGGCGAACCTGTCCTTCTTGGGACTCATGAGGATTGGCGAaagcgaggcgcagctgaccTCGCACGACCTCGCCCTCCAGGCGCGTGCGCTGATCGCGAACGAGGGGATGGTGCCGCAAGGGTTTGTGACTGCCGTCCTGGAGATGTCGGAAGAGGGAGTGATGGCGCGGTGCTACAGCACTACCGCGGACGGCATTGCATGGGCGCAGAGTGAGCACGAGCGGCTGCTGAAGAGGACTCCGGAGGCGACGGACCcatccttctcctccccgtGCCGCGGCACCCTTTCCTCGGAGGCTCGTAGCTTCTTCCTGGTACCGGCGGATCGGGTCTGGAACTACTTCTTCAAGGGGGCACTGTGGCGCGAGAACACCGAGtacgacgtcgtcgtcgacgtgCCGTTGCCCTTCTTCcatgcgctgcaccgcccaGACCACTTCCTTAACTTCACTCGCatcggtgacggcgccgaggtGGTGGATGAGACGGACCCAAACGACGTGTTCGGCAACGAGGCCGGGCTGGCAGGTGATTGA